The following are encoded in a window of Narcine bancroftii isolate sNarBan1 chromosome 2, sNarBan1.hap1, whole genome shotgun sequence genomic DNA:
- the LOC138754404 gene encoding sphingosine-1-phosphate phosphatase 2-like isoform X1, with protein sequence MTGLLSRLRGPELVAHFQRWCGLYPLSGDNSAQRRFPEADSKSPHCLSGARSQAQWKEQVKTETNGALIGIAIPQKKYKIENYFLYYLFLFAATLGQEVFYITFLPFCYWNIDPHVARRVINVWAVVMYIGQASKDVLRWPRPPSPPVVKLEVRVDAEYGMPSTHAMAASAIPFTFLLATMNRYKYPFELGLLFAVTICTLVSLSRIYTGMHTVLDVLCGIAITALLVTVSYPFWDAIENFQMKNRFAPLLALTLSFLLSINYPELDHWSTARGDTTNIVSAGGGAAIATWINYQWDLLPEPLSAPPYEIPLLSPELIGRMGARFTIGIVIVFFARQAIKSMALAFVCKLAGVSPGDQQARKLLWVEVPYKYITYSCLGVVGLALCPAVHRYLSL encoded by the exons ATGACAGGGCTGCTGAGCAGATTGCGGGGTCCGGAACTGGTGGCTCACTTTCAGAGGTGGTGTGGACTCTATCCGCTTTCAGGAGACAACTCGGCTCAGCGACGCTTCCCTGAAGCTGATAGTAAGTCACCACACTGTCTTTCCGGAGCCCGATCACAGGCACAGTGGAAGGAGCAGGTCAAAACTGAAACCAACGGCGCGCTGATCGGGATTGCG ATTCCTCAGAAGAAATACAAGATTGAGAATTATTTCCTCTACTACCTCTTCCTGTTTGCTGCTACATTGGGCCAGGAGGTTTTTTACATCACCTTCCTTCCTTTCTGCTACTGGAATATTGACCCACATGTTGCTCGGAGAGTGATCAATGTTTGGGCA GTTGTGATGTACATTGGACAGGCTTCCAAAGATGTCTTAAGATGGCCAAGACCACCGTCACCTCCAGTAGTCAAGCTTGAAGTGCGGGTGGATGCAGAATATGGTATGCCTTCCACTCATGCCATGGCGGCCTCGGCTAtccccttcaccttcctcctggCCACCATGAACAGATACAAG TACCCCTTTGAGCTGGGATTGCTGTTTGCTGTAACCATTTGTACTTTGGTTTCTCTCAGCCGTATTTACACAGGAATGCATACAGTTTTG GATGTACTCTGTGGAATTGCAATCACTGCTCTGCTGGTAACCGTCTCCTACCCTTTCTGGGATGCCATTGAGAATTTTCAGATGAAGAATCGCTTTGCTCCTCTATTAGCATTGACACTGTCCTTCCTTTTATCTATAAATTACCCTGAGCTGGACCACTGGAGCACAGCGAGGGGTGACACCACTAATATAGTCAGTGCAGGTGGCGGAGCTGCTATAGCCACTTGGATTAATTATCAGTGGGATCTCCTCCCAGAACCTTTGTCAGCTCCACCCTATGAGATACCTTTGCTGTCACCTGAACTCATTGGCAGGATGGGTGCCCGATTTACCATTGGTATCGTTATTGTATTTTTCGCACGACAGGCTATAAAATCCATGGCCTTGGCTTTCGTCTGCAAATTGGCTGGAGTCTCCCCTGGTGACCAGCAGGCTCGGAAGCTCCTGTGGGTGGAAGTCCCCTACAAGTATATAACATATAGTTGCCTTGGAGTTGTTGGACTTGCACTGTGCCCAGCAGTGCATAGATATTTATCCCTTTGA
- the LOC138754404 gene encoding sphingosine-1-phosphate phosphatase 2-like isoform X2, whose amino-acid sequence MTGLLSRLRGPELVAHFQRWCGLYPLSGDNSAQRRFPEADSKSPHCLSGARSQAQWKEQVKTETNGALIGIAVVMYIGQASKDVLRWPRPPSPPVVKLEVRVDAEYGMPSTHAMAASAIPFTFLLATMNRYKYPFELGLLFAVTICTLVSLSRIYTGMHTVLDVLCGIAITALLVTVSYPFWDAIENFQMKNRFAPLLALTLSFLLSINYPELDHWSTARGDTTNIVSAGGGAAIATWINYQWDLLPEPLSAPPYEIPLLSPELIGRMGARFTIGIVIVFFARQAIKSMALAFVCKLAGVSPGDQQARKLLWVEVPYKYITYSCLGVVGLALCPAVHRYLSL is encoded by the exons ATGACAGGGCTGCTGAGCAGATTGCGGGGTCCGGAACTGGTGGCTCACTTTCAGAGGTGGTGTGGACTCTATCCGCTTTCAGGAGACAACTCGGCTCAGCGACGCTTCCCTGAAGCTGATAGTAAGTCACCACACTGTCTTTCCGGAGCCCGATCACAGGCACAGTGGAAGGAGCAGGTCAAAACTGAAACCAACGGCGCGCTGATCGGGATTGCG GTTGTGATGTACATTGGACAGGCTTCCAAAGATGTCTTAAGATGGCCAAGACCACCGTCACCTCCAGTAGTCAAGCTTGAAGTGCGGGTGGATGCAGAATATGGTATGCCTTCCACTCATGCCATGGCGGCCTCGGCTAtccccttcaccttcctcctggCCACCATGAACAGATACAAG TACCCCTTTGAGCTGGGATTGCTGTTTGCTGTAACCATTTGTACTTTGGTTTCTCTCAGCCGTATTTACACAGGAATGCATACAGTTTTG GATGTACTCTGTGGAATTGCAATCACTGCTCTGCTGGTAACCGTCTCCTACCCTTTCTGGGATGCCATTGAGAATTTTCAGATGAAGAATCGCTTTGCTCCTCTATTAGCATTGACACTGTCCTTCCTTTTATCTATAAATTACCCTGAGCTGGACCACTGGAGCACAGCGAGGGGTGACACCACTAATATAGTCAGTGCAGGTGGCGGAGCTGCTATAGCCACTTGGATTAATTATCAGTGGGATCTCCTCCCAGAACCTTTGTCAGCTCCACCCTATGAGATACCTTTGCTGTCACCTGAACTCATTGGCAGGATGGGTGCCCGATTTACCATTGGTATCGTTATTGTATTTTTCGCACGACAGGCTATAAAATCCATGGCCTTGGCTTTCGTCTGCAAATTGGCTGGAGTCTCCCCTGGTGACCAGCAGGCTCGGAAGCTCCTGTGGGTGGAAGTCCCCTACAAGTATATAACATATAGTTGCCTTGGAGTTGTTGGACTTGCACTGTGCCCAGCAGTGCATAGATATTTATCCCTTTGA